In Geotalea uraniireducens, the genomic window GCGCGGAGCGCCTCGAGCAGGGCGTCGCTCATGTTGATCTCCAGTCCCGGCGCTACCCAGTTCCGCCGCTTCATGGCTTCGCTGGTGACGAGTTCGCCGAGCGAGTCCCGGACCGTTGGCGCGAGATAGAATGCCGGTTCCAGCAGCGAGTCGGCGGGGGAGATTATTCCTTCGGCGACCGCCTGGGCATGGAGAGGGGTGCCGGGGTAGATCCGGATGCCGGTCATGGCGATGACGGCGGTCGGTTCCACCTCGTCCATCAGGGCGAAGCTTTCGGCAACCGTCGCTGCCGTTTCGCCGGGGCCGCCGAAGAGCAGGTAATGGGCAAAATCGATTGCCTGCTCGTGGCAGGCCTGCGAGGCGGCGCGAATTTCGCCGACGCCGAACGACTTGCCGAGGTTTGTCAGCATTGCCGGCGAGCCGGAGTCCGAACCGAATTCGACCGCATCACAGCCGGCGGTAGCCATCTCGTCGACGAGCCGGGGGGTGATGAAGCCGGGATTGATGAAGGCCGACCAGTTGATGCCGAGGCCGGCCCCGCTCAGGGCGCGGCAGAGCTCTGTCGCGTACTCCGGCGGGTAATTGAAGATGTCATCGACAAAGTAGACGTAATCGATGCCATGCCCGTCGGCCAGCGTCCGCAGTTCGGCGATCACGTCGGCCACCGGGCGAAGGCGAACCTGGCGCCCTTCGAGGAGGGGATAGGTGCAGTAGATACAGGTAAAGGGACAGCCACGCTTGGTCTGGACGTTGGCCATTCCCCCTTCCCGCCGGTAGCGCTCAACGGCAAAGAGCTGCCGGTCCGGCGCACCGATCTGTGCCACCGGTTGCGGGGGGGTGATATCGTCCCGACCGGCGCAAACCACTCCCGGTAGATCGGCGACCGGCTCGCCGCGTTCCAGCCGGGAAAGGAGCTGCGGCAGCACCTCTTCCCCTTCGCCGACCACGCCGTAGTCGCCGCCCAGATAGGCGAGCAGTTCCCGCGGCAGCAGGGAAAAGCCGGAGCCGCCGATAATCGTCACGGCTCCGCGGCAGCGGTCGAGCGCCTGTTTCACCCCGGCGCTGTAAGAGCGACAGCCGGGCCAGGTGACGTTGTCGATATTGCGCACCGAGACGACCACTGCGGCGGGGGCGAAATCGGCCATGGCCCGGGTGACGTCTTCCTCCGGCTCCGTGCTGAAACAGAGGTCGATTGCCCGCAGTTCGTGCCCGGCAGCGGCCAGCGGTCCGGCCAGGTAGGCGAGGCCGATCGGGAAAACCGGGTAGGGGCTCCGCTCGCGGTTTGCCGAGATGAGGAGCACTTTCATGGCGTCTCCTGCCAAGTGAACAGGTGCTCGAGCCGCTCGGCGATCACTGCCGGCAGCCGATACTGCAGGGTGCCATTCCGGTCGGTAAGAGCGTGGATAGTCCGGCCGC contains:
- a CDS encoding lipid biosynthesis B12-binding/radical SAM protein; this encodes MKVLLISANRERSPYPVFPIGLAYLAGPLAAAGHELRAIDLCFSTEPEEDVTRAMADFAPAAVVVSVRNIDNVTWPGCRSYSAGVKQALDRCRGAVTIIGGSGFSLLPRELLAYLGGDYGVVGEGEEVLPQLLSRLERGEPVADLPGVVCAGRDDITPPQPVAQIGAPDRQLFAVERYRREGGMANVQTKRGCPFTCIYCTYPLLEGRQVRLRPVADVIAELRTLADGHGIDYVYFVDDIFNYPPEYATELCRALSGAGLGINWSAFINPGFITPRLVDEMATAGCDAVEFGSDSGSPAMLTNLGKSFGVGEIRAASQACHEQAIDFAHYLLFGGPGETAATVAESFALMDEVEPTAVIAMTGIRIYPGTPLHAQAVAEGIISPADSLLEPAFYLAPTVRDSLGELVTSEAMKRRNWVAPGLEINMSDALLEALRAFPVRGPLWKQLKRLTRSRVNPFGPR